In one window of Escherichia coli DSM 30083 = JCM 1649 = ATCC 11775 DNA:
- a CDS encoding TetR/AcrR family transcriptional regulator, with the protein MYLDTSNVQSLKEKLLLCAVNEFAEYGYEGARVDNIVKAAGCSKQTVYHHFGNKENLFIEVLEYTWNDIRQKEKALDFSDLPPQKAIEKIIDFTWDYYITNPWFLKIVHSENQSKGVHYAKSQRLLEINHAHLQLMESLLDEGKKHNIFKPDIDPLQVNINIAALGGYYLINQHTLGLVYHISMVSPQALEARRKVIKETILSWLLVDPSSTAHE; encoded by the coding sequence ATGTATCTTGATACCAGCAACGTACAGAGCCTGAAGGAAAAGCTGCTGTTATGCGCGGTTAATGAATTTGCCGAATATGGTTATGAAGGGGCCAGGGTCGATAATATTGTTAAGGCTGCGGGGTGTAGTAAACAGACGGTTTATCATCACTTTGGTAATAAAGAAAATTTATTTATTGAAGTACTGGAATATACCTGGAACGATATTCGACAAAAAGAAAAGGCCCTTGATTTCTCAGATCTTCCGCCACAAAAAGCCATTGAGAAAATTATTGATTTTACATGGGATTATTATATTACTAATCCCTGGTTTTTAAAAATTGTGCATAGTGAAAATCAAAGTAAAGGTGTGCATTATGCAAAATCACAGCGTCTCTTAGAAATTAACCATGCGCACTTGCAGTTAATGGAATCCTTATTGGATGAAGGGAAGAAACACAATATTTTTAAGCCAGATATCGACCCATTGCAGGTGAATATTAATATTGCTGCGCTTGGCGGATATTATTTGATCAACCAGCATACGCTTGGCCTGGTTTATCATATCAGTATGGTTTCCCCCCAGGCACTGGAAGCCAGACGTAAGGTCATCAAAGAGACAATCCTTAGCTGGCTTTTGGTTGACCCTTCATCTACCGCGCACGAATAA
- the cycA gene encoding D-serine/D-alanine/glycine transporter, giving the protein MVDQVKVVADDQAPAEQSLRRNLTNRHIQLIAIGGAIGTGLFMGSGKTISLAGPSIIFVYMIIGFMLFFVMRAMGELLLSNLEYKSFSDFASDLLGPWAGYFTGWTYWFCWVVTGMADVVAITAYAQFWFPDLSDWVASLAVIVLLLTLNLATVKMFGEMEFWFAMIKIVAIVSLIVVGLVMVAMHFQSPTGVEASFAHLWNDGGWFPKGLSGFFAGFQIAVFAFVGIELVGTTAAETKDPEKSLPRAINSIPIRIIMFYVFALIVIMSVTPWSSVVPEKSPFVELFVLVGLPAAASVINFVVLTSAASSANSGVFSTSRMLFGLAQEGVAPKAFAKLSKRAVPAKGLTFSCICLLGGVVMLYVNPSVIGAFTMITTVSAILFMFVWTIILCSYLVYRKQRPHLHEKSIYKMPLGKLMCWVCMAFFVFVVVLLTLEDDTRQALLVTPLWFIALGLGWLFIGKKRAAELRK; this is encoded by the coding sequence ATGGTAGATCAGGTAAAAGTCGTTGCCGATGATCAGGCTCCGGCTGAACAGTCGCTACGGCGCAATCTCACAAACCGACATATTCAGCTTATTGCCATTGGCGGTGCCATTGGTACGGGGTTGTTTATGGGGTCTGGCAAAACGATTAGCCTTGCCGGGCCGTCGATCATTTTCGTTTATATGATCATCGGTTTTATGCTCTTTTTCGTGATGCGGGCAATGGGGGAATTGCTGCTTTCGAATCTGGAATACAAATCTTTTAGTGACTTCGCTTCCGATTTACTCGGGCCGTGGGCAGGATATTTCACCGGCTGGACTTACTGGTTCTGCTGGGTTGTAACCGGTATGGCAGACGTGGTGGCGATCACTGCTTATGCTCAGTTCTGGTTCCCCGATCTCTCCGACTGGGTCGCCTCGCTGGCGGTGATAGTGCTGCTGTTGACGCTCAACCTTGCCACCGTGAAAATGTTCGGTGAGATGGAGTTCTGGTTTGCGATGATCAAAATCGTCGCCATCGTGTCGCTGATTGTCGTCGGCCTGGTCATGGTGGCGATGCACTTTCAGTCACCGACCGGTGTGGAAGCGTCATTCGCGCATTTGTGGAATGACGGCGGCTGGTTCCCGAAAGGTTTAAGTGGCTTCTTTGCCGGATTCCAGATAGCGGTTTTCGCTTTCGTGGGGATTGAGCTGGTAGGTACAACAGCTGCGGAAACCAAAGATCCGGAGAAATCACTGCCACGCGCGATTAACTCCATTCCGATCCGTATCATTATGTTCTACGTCTTCGCGCTGATTGTGATTATGTCCGTGACGCCGTGGAGTTCGGTAGTCCCGGAGAAAAGCCCGTTTGTTGAACTGTTCGTGTTGGTAGGGCTGCCTGCTGCCGCAAGCGTGATCAACTTTGTGGTGCTGACCTCTGCGGCGTCTTCCGCTAACAGCGGCGTCTTCTCTACCAGCCGTATGCTGTTTGGTCTGGCGCAGGAAGGTGTGGCACCGAAAGCGTTCGCTAAACTTTCTAAGCGCGCAGTACCAGCGAAAGGGCTGACCTTCTCCTGCATCTGCCTGCTCGGTGGCGTGGTGATGCTGTATGTGAATCCTAGCGTGATTGGCGCGTTCACGATGATTACAACCGTTTCCGCGATTCTGTTTATGTTCGTCTGGACGATTATCCTTTGCTCGTACCTGGTTTACCGCAAACAGCGTCCTCATCTGCATGAGAAGTCGATCTACAAGATGCCGCTCGGCAAGCTGATGTGCTGGGTATGTATGGCGTTCTTTGTGTTCGTGGTCGTGTTGCTGACACTGGAAGATGACACTCGCCAGGCGCTGTTGGTCACCCCGCTGTGGTTTATCGCACTGGGGCTGGGCTGGTTGTTTATTGGTAAGAAGCGGGCTGCTGAACTGCGGAAATAA
- the fklB gene encoding FKBP-type peptidyl-prolyl cis-trans isomerase: protein MTTPTFDTIEAQASYGIGLQVGQQLSESGLQGLLPEALVAGIADALEGKHPAVPVDVVHRALREIHERADAVRRQRFQAMAAEGVKYLEENAKKEGVNSTESGLQFRVINQGEGAIPARTDRVRVHYTGKLIDGTVFDSSVARGEPAEFPVNGVIPGWIEALTLMPVGSKWELTIPQELAYGERGAGASIPPFSTLVFEVELLEIL from the coding sequence ATGACCACCCCAACTTTTGACACCATCGAAGCGCAAGCAAGCTACGGCATTGGTTTACAGGTAGGCCAACAACTGAGTGAATCTGGCCTGCAAGGGCTGCTGCCGGAGGCGCTGGTGGCTGGTATTGCAGATGCGCTGGAAGGCAAACATCCGGCTGTTCCGGTTGATGTGGTGCATCGCGCGCTGCGTGAAATCCACGAACGCGCCGATGCCGTTCGTCGTCAGCGTTTCCAGGCGATGGCTGCCGAAGGTGTGAAATATCTTGAAGAAAATGCCAAAAAAGAAGGTGTGAACAGCACCGAATCTGGCCTGCAATTCCGCGTGATCAACCAGGGTGAAGGCGCAATTCCGGCACGTACTGACCGCGTTCGTGTTCATTACACCGGTAAACTGATCGACGGCACCGTGTTTGACAGCTCCGTTGCTCGTGGTGAACCCGCTGAATTCCCGGTTAATGGCGTGATCCCTGGCTGGATTGAAGCACTGACTCTGATGCCGGTAGGTTCTAAATGGGAACTGACTATCCCGCAGGAACTGGCATATGGCGAGCGCGGCGCAGGCGCATCCATCCCTCCGTTCAGCACCCTGGTGTTTGAAGTCGAACTGCTGGAAATCCTCTAA
- the ytfE gene encoding iron-sulfur cluster repair protein YtfE: MAYRDQPLGELALSIPRASALFRKYDMDYCCGGKQTLARAAARKELDVEVIEAELAKLAEQPIEKDWRSAPLAEIIDHIIVRYHDRHREQLPELILQATKVERVHADKPSVPKGLTKYLTMLHEELSSHMMKEEQILFPMIKQGMGSQAMGPISVMESEHDEAGELLEVIKHTTNNVTPPPEACTTWKAMYNGINELIDDLMDHISLENNVLFPRALAGE, from the coding sequence ATGGCTTATCGCGACCAACCTTTAGGTGAACTGGCGCTCTCTATCCCTCGCGCTTCGGCTCTGTTTCGTAAATATGATATGGATTACTGCTGCGGCGGTAAGCAAACGCTGGCGCGTGCGGCGGCACGTAAAGAACTGGATGTTGAGGTCATTGAAGCTGAGCTGGCAAAGCTTGCTGAACAACCGATTGAGAAAGACTGGCGTAGCGCCCCGCTGGCAGAAATCATCGACCATATCATCGTGCGCTACCACGATCGTCACCGCGAGCAACTGCCGGAGCTGATCCTGCAAGCGACTAAAGTCGAGCGCGTTCACGCCGACAAACCGAGCGTGCCAAAAGGGCTGACAAAATACCTGACCATGCTGCATGAAGAGCTTTCCAGCCACATGATGAAAGAAGAGCAGATCCTCTTCCCGATGATCAAACAAGGCATGGGCAGCCAGGCAATGGGGCCAATCAGCGTAATGGAAAGCGAGCACGATGAAGCGGGCGAACTGCTGGAAGTGATCAAACACACTACCAATAACGTCACACCGCCGCCAGAAGCCTGCACCACCTGGAAAGCGATGTATAACGGCATTAATGAACTGATTGATGACCTGATGGATCACATCAGTCTGGAAAACAATGTACTGTTCCCACGCGCGCTGGCGGGTGAGTAA
- the ytfB gene encoding cell division protein YtfB — translation MPGRFELKPTLEKVWHAPDNFRFMDPLPPMHRRGIIIAAIILVVGFLLPSDDTPNAPVVTREAQLDIQSQSQPPTEEQLRAQLVTPQNDPDQVAPVAPEPIQEGQPEEQPQTTQTQPFQPDSGIDNQWRSYRVEPGKTMAQLFRDHGLPATDVYAMAQVEGAGKPLSNLQNGQMVKIRQNASGVVTGLTIDTGNNQQVLFTRQPDGSFIRAR, via the coding sequence ATGCCCGGGCGCTTTGAACTAAAACCAACCCTGGAGAAAGTCTGGCACGCGCCGGACAATTTTCGCTTCATGGACCCGCTGCCGCCGATGCATCGTCGGGGGATCATTATTGCCGCCATTATATTGGTGGTCGGATTTCTGCTTCCATCTGATGATACGCCCAACGCGCCGGTGGTGACGCGTGAAGCGCAGTTAGATATTCAGTCGCAATCACAACCGCCGACAGAAGAACAGCTGCGGGCGCAATTAGTCACACCACAAAATGATCCTGATCAGGTGGCTCCGGTCGCTCCAGAACCTATACAGGAAGGCCAGCCAGAAGAACAGCCGCAAACTACCCAAACACAACCATTCCAGCCAGATAGCGGAATTGATAATCAATGGCGCTCTTACCGTGTCGAACCCGGTAAAACGATGGCGCAGCTGTTCCGCGACCACGGACTGCCCGCTACCGATGTCTATGCAATGGCGCAGGTAGAAGGCGCGGGTAAGCCGCTGAGTAATTTGCAAAACGGGCAAATGGTGAAAATCCGCCAGAACGCCAGCGGCGTGGTGACGGGCTTAACCATTGATACGGGGAATAATCAACAGGTCCTGTTCACCCGCCAGCCGGATGGCAGTTTTATTCGTGCGCGGTAG